The following are from one region of the Vicugna pacos chromosome 9, VicPac4, whole genome shotgun sequence genome:
- the LOC140698387 gene encoding zinc finger protein 829-like — MHDELLQAVSKGSMMFKDVSVNFSQEEWECVDSGQMNLYKVMLENFSNLVSVGLSNSKPAVISLLEQGKEPWMVDRELTRGLCSDTYPKAEQICSCVSSTRGLYRMATPLSAFINRT, encoded by the exons ATGCACGATGAACTTCTGCAAGCAGTGTCCAAG GGGTCAATGATGTTCAAGGATGTGTCTGTGAACTTCTCTCAGGAGGAATGGGAATGCGTGGACTCTGGTCAGATGAATTTATACAAAGTGATGTTGGAGAATTTCAGCAACCTGGTTTCAGTGG GACTTTCCAATTCTAAGCCAGCTGTGATCTCCTTATTGGAACAAGGAAAAGAGCCCTGGATGGTTGACAGAGAGCTGACAAGAGGCCTTTGTTCAG ATACGTACCCCAAAGCGGAGCAGATATGTTCCTGTGTAAGTAGTACCAGAGGGCTATACAGAATGGCAACACCACTCAGTGCTTTCATCAACAGGACTTAA